The Rhodoferax sediminis genome has a segment encoding these proteins:
- a CDS encoding amino acid ABC transporter ATP-binding protein encodes MTDITDGAQAGAEPIIRIEAVDKWFGHFQVLTDINLQVRAGERIVVCGPSGSGKSTLIRCINRLETVQKGRIVVDGIDLTAGGRNVDSVRQEVGMVFQQFNLFPHLTILQNCMLAPMRSRRLSRQDAEAIAMKYLTRVRIPEQAQKYPSQLSGGQQQRVAIARALCMTPKIMLFDEPTSALDPEMVKEVLDTMIGLADDGMTMLCVTHEMGFARSVADRVIFMADGRIVEQAPPQQFFSHPQHEITRNFLGQILSSHQHAH; translated from the coding sequence ATGACCGACATTACCGACGGCGCGCAGGCCGGCGCCGAGCCCATCATCCGCATCGAAGCGGTGGACAAGTGGTTCGGCCATTTCCAGGTCCTGACTGACATCAACCTGCAGGTGCGGGCCGGCGAGCGCATCGTGGTGTGCGGGCCGTCGGGCTCGGGCAAATCCACCTTGATCCGCTGCATCAACCGGCTCGAGACGGTGCAAAAGGGCCGCATCGTGGTCGATGGCATCGATCTGACCGCCGGCGGGCGCAACGTCGATTCGGTGCGCCAGGAAGTGGGCATGGTGTTCCAGCAGTTCAACCTGTTTCCGCACCTGACCATTTTGCAGAACTGCATGCTGGCGCCGATGCGCTCGCGCCGTTTGAGCCGGCAAGATGCCGAGGCCATCGCAATGAAATACCTCACGCGCGTGCGCATTCCCGAGCAGGCGCAAAAATACCCGAGCCAGCTCTCGGGCGGCCAGCAGCAGCGCGTGGCGATTGCGCGCGCGCTGTGCATGACGCCCAAGATCATGCTGTTCGACGAGCCCACCTCGGCGCTCGACCCCGAGATGGTCAAGGAGGTGCTGGACACCATGATCGGCCTGGCCGACGACGGCATGACCATGCTGTGCGTGACGCACGAGATGGGCTTTGCCCGCAGCGTGGCCGATCGCGTGATCTTCATGGCCGACGGCCGAATCGTGGAGCAGGCGCCGCCGCAGCAGTTCTTCAGCCATCCGCAGCACGAAATCACGCGCAACTTCCTGGGCCAGATCCTGAGCTCGCATCAGCATGCGCACTGA
- a CDS encoding amino acid ABC transporter permease, with protein MRTFGTPEFLFILEAARWTLALSVIAFIGGAIGGLAIALSRTSDVALLRAMSAGFIQLFQGTPLLLQLFLIFFGAPVLGFDINPWIAAGTALVLNSSAFLGQIWRGCIEAVPRGQWEAAEALSLSYRSRMRDVVLPQALRIAVAPTVGYMVQIIKGTSLAAIIGFTEVTRAGQIINNATFQPLVVFSVVAAIYFVLCWPLSLLAARMERRHKAALAR; from the coding sequence ATGCGCACCTTCGGCACCCCCGAATTCCTGTTCATCCTCGAAGCCGCCCGCTGGACGCTGGCGCTGTCGGTCATCGCGTTCATTGGCGGCGCCATCGGCGGCCTGGCCATCGCGCTCAGCCGCACGTCCGATGTGGCGCTGCTGCGCGCCATGTCGGCCGGCTTCATTCAGCTGTTCCAGGGCACGCCGCTGCTGCTGCAGCTGTTCCTGATCTTCTTTGGCGCGCCGGTGCTCGGCTTCGATATCAATCCATGGATTGCCGCGGGTACCGCGCTGGTGCTCAACAGCAGCGCCTTCCTCGGGCAGATCTGGCGCGGCTGCATCGAAGCCGTTCCGCGCGGTCAGTGGGAAGCGGCCGAGGCACTCAGCCTGTCGTACCGCTCGCGCATGCGCGACGTGGTTCTGCCGCAGGCCCTGCGCATCGCGGTGGCCCCTACCGTCGGCTACATGGTGCAGATCATCAAGGGCACGTCGCTGGCCGCGATCATCGGTTTCACCGAAGTCACGCGCGCCGGCCAGATCATCAACAATGCCACCTTTCAGCCGCTCGTCGTGTTCAGCGTCGTGGCGGCCATTTACTTCGTGCTGTGCTGGCCGCTATCGCTGCTTGCTGCGCGAATGGAACGCCGCCACAAGGCGGCGCTTGCACGTTGA
- a CDS encoding NADP-dependent malic enzyme, whose translation MPSTPVNTDEHRAEMRSAALEYHEFPTPGKIAIAATKQLLNQHDLGLAYTPGVAAPCEEIVKDPNTAFKYTSRGNLVAVVTNGTAVLGLGDIGPLAAKPVMEGKAVLFKKFAGIDVFDIEINEKHDLDKLVDIIASLEPTFGGINLEDIKAPDCFYVERKLRARMKIPVFHDDQHGTAICVGAAILNGLKVAGKDPKKIKLVTSGAGAAALACLGLLLKLGIPRENIYVTDLAGVVYEGRTELMDEDKIQFAQKTTARTLGEIIEGADVFLGLSAGGVLKPEMVKKMAARPLILALANPTPEISPEEAHAARDDVIMATGRSDYPNQVNNVLCFPYIFRGALDAGASTISVEMEIAAVHAIAELAQAEQSEVVAAAYAGQQLAFGPEYLIPKPFDPRLMMIIAPAVAQAAADSGVALRPIQDMTAYRDRLQSFVYASGTTMKPIFAVAKAAPKKRVAYAEGEEERVLRAAQIVVDEGLARPTLIGRPAIIALRIEKFGLRLRQDLDYDVVNVEQDHRYRDFWQTYHRMTERKGVTVQMAKIEMRRRLTLIGAMLLEKGEVDGLICGTWGTTPLHLQYLDQVIGKRAGVCTYACMNGLLLPDRQVFLVDTHVNYDPTAEQLAEITMMAAEEMMRFGIRPKAALLSHSNYGSSNQPSALKMRHTLDLLRVKAPWLEVDGEMHGDVALDGKARHAIMPNSTLTGNANLLVLPNIDAANISYNLLKTAAGGNIAIGPVLLGAAKPVHILTASTTVRRIVNMTALTVADANASR comes from the coding sequence ATGCCCAGCACCCCGGTCAACACCGACGAACACCGCGCCGAAATGCGCAGCGCTGCGCTCGAATACCACGAGTTTCCAACCCCCGGCAAGATCGCCATTGCCGCCACCAAGCAGTTGTTGAACCAGCACGACCTGGGGCTGGCCTATACGCCCGGCGTGGCCGCACCCTGCGAGGAAATTGTCAAGGACCCGAACACGGCTTTCAAGTACACCAGCCGCGGCAACCTGGTCGCGGTCGTGACCAACGGCACGGCGGTGCTGGGTCTGGGCGACATCGGCCCGCTGGCGGCCAAACCCGTGATGGAGGGCAAGGCGGTCCTGTTCAAGAAGTTTGCCGGCATCGACGTGTTCGACATCGAGATCAACGAAAAGCACGACCTGGACAAGCTGGTCGACATCATTGCCTCGCTGGAGCCGACCTTCGGCGGCATCAATCTGGAAGACATCAAGGCGCCCGACTGCTTTTATGTGGAGCGCAAGCTGCGCGCTCGCATGAAGATCCCGGTGTTCCACGACGACCAGCACGGCACGGCGATCTGCGTCGGCGCCGCGATCCTCAACGGTCTCAAGGTGGCAGGCAAGGACCCGAAAAAGATCAAGCTGGTGACCTCGGGCGCAGGCGCGGCGGCGCTGGCCTGCCTGGGCCTGTTGCTCAAACTGGGCATTCCGCGCGAGAACATCTACGTGACCGATCTGGCGGGCGTGGTCTACGAGGGCCGCACCGAGCTGATGGACGAAGACAAGATCCAGTTTGCGCAGAAAACCACGGCACGCACGCTGGGCGAGATCATCGAAGGCGCCGATGTATTCCTGGGCCTGTCGGCGGGCGGGGTGCTCAAGCCCGAGATGGTGAAAAAAATGGCTGCGCGTCCGCTGATCCTCGCGCTGGCGAATCCGACCCCGGAAATCTCGCCCGAAGAGGCCCATGCCGCGCGCGACGACGTGATCATGGCCACGGGGCGCAGCGACTACCCGAACCAGGTCAACAACGTGCTGTGCTTCCCGTACATCTTCCGCGGCGCGCTGGACGCGGGCGCGTCGACCATTAGCGTCGAGATGGAAATTGCCGCAGTGCACGCGATTGCCGAACTGGCGCAGGCCGAGCAGAGCGAAGTGGTGGCCGCCGCTTATGCCGGCCAGCAACTGGCCTTCGGGCCGGAGTACCTGATCCCGAAGCCCTTCGACCCGCGCCTGATGATGATCATTGCGCCGGCGGTGGCGCAGGCAGCCGCCGACAGCGGCGTGGCCTTGCGCCCGATCCAGGACATGACGGCCTACCGCGACAGGCTGCAAAGCTTTGTCTACGCGTCGGGCACCACGATGAAGCCGATCTTCGCGGTCGCCAAGGCGGCCCCCAAGAAGCGCGTGGCCTACGCGGAGGGCGAGGAAGAGCGCGTACTGCGCGCGGCGCAAATCGTGGTGGACGAAGGCCTGGCGCGCCCCACGCTGATCGGCCGCCCGGCCATCATTGCCCTGCGCATCGAGAAGTTCGGCCTGCGGCTCAGGCAGGATCTGGACTACGACGTGGTCAACGTGGAACAGGACCATCGCTACCGCGACTTCTGGCAGACCTACCACCGCATGACCGAGCGCAAGGGTGTCACGGTACAGATGGCCAAGATCGAGATGCGCCGGCGCCTCACGCTGATCGGCGCCATGCTGCTCGAAAAGGGCGAGGTGGACGGCCTGATCTGCGGCACCTGGGGCACCACGCCACTGCACCTGCAGTACCTGGACCAGGTGATTGGAAAACGCGCCGGGGTCTGCACCTACGCCTGCATGAACGGGCTGCTGCTGCCCGATCGCCAGGTGTTTCTGGTGGACACCCACGTCAACTACGACCCGACGGCCGAGCAGTTGGCCGAGATCACCATGATGGCGGCCGAGGAAATGATGCGTTTTGGCATCCGTCCGAAAGCCGCCCTGCTGAGCCACTCCAACTATGGATCGAGCAATCAGCCCAGCGCGCTGAAGATGCGCCACACGCTGGACCTGCTGCGCGTGAAGGCACCCTGGCTGGAGGTGGACGGCGAAATGCATGGCGACGTTGCGCTGGACGGCAAGGCCCGCCACGCCATCATGCCCAACAGCACCCTGACCGGCAACGCCAACCTGCTGGTGCTGCCCAACATCGATGCCGCGAATATTTCCTACAACCTGCTCAAAACGGCGGCGGGCGGCAACATCGCCATCGGCCCGGTATTGCTGGGCGCCGCCAAACCTGTGCACATCCTCACGGCCAGCACCACCGTGCGGCGCATTGTCAACATGACGGCCCTGACCGTAGCGGACGCCAATGCTTCGCGATAA
- a CDS encoding FAD-dependent oxidoreductase, with amino-acid sequence MQPLIIIGAGLAGWTTVREFRKLDAATPVMLITADSGDFYAKPSLSNAFAQGRSPAQLVSTPAAKLVETQNVTLRAHTRVRAIDPVRRVVTTSHGKFAYRDLVLATGAQAMRVPLAGDAAGSVLSVNSLQDFSAFHARVVGTDSSQNHSKHIVILGAGLIGCEFANDLAGAGYRVSVVDPAERPLAALLPAQAGEQLQGALAELGVTWHFGCTVRAVDQNPDKSDPALRVSLSNEVQVLTDTVLSAIGLRADTALAQTTGLACERGIVVDTALQTSDPHIYALGDGAQYASAGGRTLPFVMPIMSAARALAATLAGQRTELVFPLMPVTIKTPALPIVVAAPAPGLAGQWTSNDPGLWQFMGAENRQHGFVLTGQHTARRGEQARLVQV; translated from the coding sequence ATGCAGCCGCTCATCATCATCGGCGCGGGTCTGGCGGGCTGGACCACCGTGCGCGAATTCCGCAAACTCGATGCCGCCACGCCAGTGATGCTGATCACGGCCGACAGCGGCGACTTCTACGCCAAGCCCTCGCTGTCCAACGCGTTCGCGCAGGGCCGCTCGCCCGCGCAACTGGTGAGCACGCCGGCCGCCAAACTGGTCGAGACGCAGAACGTGACGCTGCGGGCGCACACACGCGTACGGGCCATCGATCCGGTGCGGCGCGTCGTGACGACCTCGCACGGCAAGTTTGCCTACCGCGATCTGGTGCTGGCCACCGGCGCGCAGGCGATGCGCGTGCCACTGGCGGGCGATGCGGCCGGCAGCGTGCTGTCGGTCAACTCCTTGCAAGACTTTTCGGCGTTCCACGCCCGAGTGGTGGGCACTGATAGCTCCCAAAACCATAGTAAACACATCGTCATCTTGGGCGCCGGGCTGATTGGCTGCGAATTCGCCAATGACCTGGCGGGCGCCGGCTATCGGGTCAGCGTGGTGGACCCGGCCGAGCGGCCGCTGGCGGCGCTGCTGCCCGCGCAAGCCGGCGAGCAGTTGCAGGGTGCCCTGGCTGAGCTTGGTGTGACATGGCACTTCGGCTGCACCGTCCGGGCGGTGGACCAGAACCCCGACAAGAGCGACCCGGCGCTTCGGGTTTCATTGTCAAATGAGGTGCAAGTCCTCACCGACACAGTGCTAAGCGCTATTGGTTTGAGAGCAGACACGGCGCTGGCGCAAACCACGGGCCTGGCTTGCGAGCGCGGCATCGTGGTCGACACCGCGCTGCAGACTAGTGATCCCCACATCTACGCGCTGGGCGATGGCGCGCAGTACGCCTCGGCCGGCGGCCGAACGCTGCCCTTCGTCATGCCCATCATGAGCGCGGCCCGGGCGCTGGCTGCCACGCTGGCCGGACAGCGCACCGAGCTCGTATTCCCGCTCATGCCGGTGACCATCAAGACACCCGCGTTGCCGATCGTGGTCGCGGCCCCCGCGCCCGGCCTTGCAGGCCAATGGACCAGCAACGATCCCGGCCTGTGGCAGTTCATGGGCGCAGAGAACCGGCAGCACGGCTTTGTGCTGACCGGCCAGCACACCGCGCGGCGCGGCGAGCAGGCCCGGCTGGTTCAGGTTTAA
- a CDS encoding ferritin-like domain-containing protein, producing the protein MSFFLMPTPVAARRLFLGRSGGLVLSGAAIALLAGNDALAAKHGSGKAGDIQILNTALGAELEAIAAYQVGAESKLLEKPVLDLAVTFQGQHKEHADLLSKTIQKLGGKAAVAKDKYNFPVDQLKTQADVLKFAAQLEQGAVSAYLGAVPLFGNRDLAKAAASILGDEAMHWAILRQALGLPPVPSAFMS; encoded by the coding sequence ATGTCATTTTTCCTGATGCCCACCCCCGTCGCTGCGCGGCGTTTGTTTTTGGGTCGCTCCGGCGGCCTGGTTCTGTCTGGTGCTGCGATTGCCCTGCTCGCGGGCAACGACGCGCTCGCGGCCAAGCACGGCAGCGGCAAGGCCGGCGACATCCAGATTCTCAACACCGCGCTCGGCGCCGAGCTCGAAGCCATTGCCGCCTACCAGGTGGGCGCCGAGAGCAAGCTGCTGGAAAAACCCGTGCTGGACCTCGCGGTGACCTTCCAGGGCCAGCACAAGGAGCACGCGGACCTGCTCTCCAAGACCATCCAGAAACTTGGCGGCAAGGCGGCAGTTGCGAAGGACAAATACAACTTCCCGGTGGACCAGCTCAAGACGCAGGCCGACGTGCTCAAGTTCGCGGCCCAGCTGGAACAGGGTGCCGTGAGCGCCTACCTCGGCGCGGTGCCGCTGTTCGGCAACCGTGACCTCGCCAAGGCCGCGGCCAGCATCCTGGGCGACGAAGCCATGCACTGGGCGATCTTGCGCCAGGCACTGGGCCTGCCTCCAGTTCCTTCCGCCTTCATGTCATGA
- a CDS encoding rubredoxin has protein sequence MSNPTKTYLCIVCGFVYDEATGRPEDGIVAGTRWADVPDSWACPDCGVAKADFEIVEI, from the coding sequence ATGAGCAACCCCACCAAAACCTATCTCTGCATTGTTTGCGGCTTTGTCTATGACGAAGCCACCGGCCGCCCCGAAGACGGCATCGTCGCCGGCACGCGCTGGGCCGACGTGCCCGACAGCTGGGCCTGCCCGGACTGCGGCGTGGCCAAGGCCGACTTCGAAATCGTCGAGATCTGA
- a CDS encoding c-type cytochrome codes for MKMRGLVLASLLALGTTACVAAAPDAVRGEQLYTRCLACHALAYDRVGPRHCGLFGRLAGSVPGFAYSPAMKNSKIVWNEKTLDQFLKSPLKMVPGTAMTYDGVPDPKDRADLIAYLKQATSPGSPQCPKAK; via the coding sequence ATGAAGATGCGCGGGCTGGTGCTCGCCAGCCTGCTCGCGTTGGGCACGACTGCCTGCGTGGCAGCAGCGCCGGATGCGGTGCGCGGCGAGCAACTCTACACACGTTGCCTGGCCTGCCACGCGCTGGCCTATGACCGGGTCGGGCCGCGCCACTGCGGCCTGTTCGGCCGGCTCGCGGGCAGCGTGCCCGGCTTTGCCTATTCGCCGGCCATGAAGAACTCGAAAATCGTCTGGAACGAGAAGACGCTCGACCAGTTTCTGAAGAGCCCGCTCAAGATGGTGCCCGGCACCGCCATGACCTACGACGGCGTGCCTGATCCGAAGGACCGGGCGGACCTGATCGCCTATCTGAAACAGGCCACGAGCCCGGGCTCGCCGCAGTGCCCTAAAGCCAAGTAA
- a CDS encoding transporter substrate-binding domain-containing protein, whose translation MIHAQNRRHFGTTAAALGLTAVLPAWLSCANAQTVEDIKKKGELTVGLLVDFPPYGTLNSSNQPDGYDADVARLLAKDLGVKLKLVPVTGPNRIPFLITNKVDLLVASLAITPERAKQVQFSKPYAAATIVLYGLKKLPIKSPADLKALRVGVARASTQDIALTAVAPEGTEIRRFDDDASAMQALMSGQVDAIGCSTTVAAQIAKRAPANTYEEKFVLRQQEMAVALRPGQTELLKAVNDFVERNKANGELNKLYQKWLGTDFPVMKGS comes from the coding sequence ATGATTCATGCTCAAAACCGCCGCCACTTCGGCACTACTGCAGCCGCCCTGGGCCTCACGGCCGTGCTGCCCGCGTGGCTGTCCTGCGCCAACGCACAGACCGTCGAAGACATCAAGAAAAAGGGCGAACTCACGGTGGGGCTGCTGGTTGATTTCCCCCCCTATGGCACGCTCAACAGCAGCAACCAGCCCGATGGCTACGACGCCGATGTGGCGCGGCTGCTGGCCAAGGACCTGGGCGTCAAGCTCAAGCTGGTGCCGGTCACCGGGCCGAACCGCATTCCGTTCCTGATCACGAACAAGGTCGATCTGCTGGTGGCCTCGCTCGCGATCACGCCCGAGCGTGCCAAACAGGTGCAGTTTTCCAAGCCTTACGCGGCTGCAACCATCGTGCTGTATGGCCTCAAGAAGCTCCCGATCAAGAGCCCGGCCGACCTCAAGGCCCTGCGCGTGGGCGTGGCGCGTGCCAGCACGCAGGACATCGCCCTGACGGCCGTGGCGCCCGAAGGCACCGAGATCCGCCGCTTCGATGACGACGCATCGGCCATGCAGGCGCTGATGTCGGGGCAGGTCGATGCCATCGGCTGCTCGACCACCGTCGCTGCGCAAATCGCCAAGCGCGCGCCCGCCAACACCTATGAAGAAAAATTCGTGCTGCGCCAGCAGGAGATGGCCGTGGCGCTGCGCCCCGGGCAGACGGAGCTGCTCAAGGCGGTGAACGACTTTGTCGAGCGCAACAAGGCCAATGGCGAGTTGAACAAGCTGTACCAGAAGTGGCTCGGCACCGACTTCCCGGTGATGAAGGGCTCCTGA
- a CDS encoding amino acid ABC transporter permease, whose amino-acid sequence MNYTFQFGAVFAAWPLLLKGTWITIQLSVLAMLGGLAVAIACAWGKTAGPRALRWVINTYIEVIRNTPFLVQLFFFFFALPAIGLRWSAHTAALTAMVVNLGAYATEIIRAGIESIPKGQIEAALALNLKRHEIFRFVILKPALKAIFPALTSQFILLMLSSAVVSVISADDLTSVAANLQSQTFRSFEIYIVVTVIYLVLALSFSALFKLVYQWGLSYPDRR is encoded by the coding sequence GTGAACTACACATTTCAATTCGGCGCGGTCTTTGCCGCCTGGCCGCTACTGCTCAAGGGCACGTGGATCACGATCCAGTTGTCCGTCCTGGCGATGCTGGGCGGCCTGGCGGTCGCGATCGCTTGTGCCTGGGGCAAGACGGCGGGGCCGCGCGCGCTGCGCTGGGTCATCAACACCTACATCGAGGTGATCCGCAACACGCCCTTCCTGGTGCAGTTGTTTTTCTTCTTCTTTGCGTTGCCGGCCATCGGCTTGCGCTGGTCGGCGCACACGGCGGCGCTGACGGCGATGGTGGTCAATCTGGGCGCTTACGCCACCGAGATCATCCGCGCCGGCATCGAATCGATCCCAAAGGGCCAGATCGAAGCCGCGCTGGCGCTCAACCTCAAGCGCCACGAGATCTTCCGCTTCGTCATCCTCAAGCCCGCGCTGAAGGCCATTTTCCCGGCGCTGACCAGCCAGTTCATCCTGCTGATGTTGAGCTCGGCCGTGGTCTCGGTGATCTCCGCCGACGACCTGACATCGGTGGCGGCCAACCTGCAGTCGCAGACCTTCCGCAGCTTCGAGATCTACATCGTGGTAACCGTCATCTACCTGGTGCTGGCGCTGTCCTTTTCCGCCCTGTTCAAGCTGGTCTACCAGTGGGGGCTGAGCTACCCCGACCGCCGGTAA
- a CDS encoding ribonuclease domain-containing protein, with product MLRAATIRTSKSGLACIFLAATLCGTTLVHARQPLQVDKLPTVSVAELPRQGRETYQLIRQGGPFPYDKDGGVFGNRERQLPAQRRGYYHEYTVKTPYARDRGARRIVCGGRVQAPDTCYYTGDHYASFRRIVE from the coding sequence ATGTTGCGAGCCGCAACCATCAGAACAAGTAAATCAGGACTCGCTTGTATTTTTCTGGCAGCGACACTGTGTGGCACCACTTTGGTGCATGCCAGACAGCCACTGCAAGTGGATAAGCTGCCGACTGTTTCAGTTGCCGAGTTGCCACGACAAGGGCGCGAAACCTACCAGCTGATCCGTCAGGGCGGGCCGTTTCCGTATGACAAGGACGGTGGGGTGTTTGGCAATCGCGAGCGGCAGCTGCCGGCGCAAAGGCGCGGCTACTACCACGAGTACACGGTGAAAACGCCCTATGCGCGTGACCGCGGTGCCCGGCGCATCGTGTGTGGCGGCCGTGTGCAGGCGCCCGACACCTGTTATTACACGGGCGACCATTACGCCAGTTTTCGCCGGATCGTCGAATGA
- a CDS encoding c-type cytochrome, which yields MTSDCPTHRAGAETASAVVPHRPHPSSSPRHWRQWFALCAAAAVTALVAGCGGGGSAPVAQAPLDPALVAQGQQIFRYDTFGDETQWTDTLKMDQVISAAVDPMTALSVGLKVDSQALPAAVVQGIQNGTVDLKSPATTIALLKLNAVVGVQGQVQTINGKDVLTRVGITCALCHSTVDNSFAHGIGKRLDGWPNRDLNPGAIIALSPALTALQKAVYNSWGPGKYDPRYNQDGQNGPQVIPPAFGLAGVHSITTTGDGSDIAYWNRYVGVTQMGGHGTFVDPRIGTRGVSVTNGTDDLITAKLPALQAYQLSLAAPPPPAGSFDPAAAQRGKLVFNGGGKCATCHSGALFTDANFQLHLVGEVVSEPEAPGVPSWASRSATKMYRTAPLAGVWQHAPYFHNGSAPTLEAVVQTYNTRKALGLTSAEVADLTEYLKSL from the coding sequence ATGACATCCGACTGCCCCACCCACCGTGCCGGAGCCGAGACAGCAAGCGCTGTGGTGCCACATCGACCTCATCCGTCATCATCGCCTCGTCACTGGCGCCAATGGTTCGCGCTGTGCGCGGCCGCTGCCGTCACCGCACTGGTCGCAGGCTGCGGCGGCGGAGGGTCCGCACCCGTGGCGCAGGCGCCGCTGGACCCGGCGCTGGTCGCCCAGGGGCAACAGATCTTCCGCTACGACACATTCGGCGACGAGACGCAGTGGACCGACACCCTGAAGATGGACCAGGTGATCAGCGCTGCCGTCGACCCGATGACGGCCCTGTCCGTCGGCCTGAAGGTGGATTCACAGGCCTTGCCGGCGGCAGTCGTGCAGGGGATCCAGAACGGAACGGTCGATCTGAAGAGCCCGGCCACCACCATCGCACTGCTCAAGCTGAACGCGGTCGTGGGGGTGCAAGGCCAGGTCCAGACCATCAATGGCAAGGACGTGCTGACGCGCGTCGGCATTACCTGTGCCCTGTGCCATTCGACGGTCGACAATTCGTTCGCGCACGGCATCGGCAAGCGGCTCGATGGCTGGCCGAACCGCGACCTCAACCCGGGCGCCATCATTGCCCTGTCGCCAGCGCTGACGGCGCTGCAAAAGGCGGTCTACAACTCCTGGGGCCCGGGCAAGTACGACCCGCGCTACAACCAGGATGGCCAGAATGGGCCGCAGGTGATTCCGCCCGCGTTCGGGCTGGCCGGCGTGCACAGCATCACCACCACCGGCGACGGCAGCGACATCGCGTACTGGAACCGCTATGTGGGCGTCACGCAGATGGGCGGGCACGGCACCTTTGTCGATCCGCGCATCGGCACCAGGGGTGTGAGCGTGACCAACGGCACGGACGACTTGATCACGGCCAAGCTGCCGGCCTTGCAGGCATACCAGCTCAGCCTGGCCGCGCCGCCGCCGCCCGCGGGCAGCTTTGATCCGGCCGCGGCGCAGCGTGGCAAGCTGGTCTTCAACGGCGGCGGAAAATGCGCCACCTGCCACAGCGGCGCCCTGTTCACGGATGCGAATTTCCAGCTGCACCTGGTCGGAGAGGTGGTGAGCGAGCCCGAAGCCCCCGGTGTTCCGAGCTGGGCCTCGCGCAGCGCGACGAAGATGTACCGCACGGCACCGCTGGCCGGCGTCTGGCAGCACGCACCGTATTTCCACAATGGCAGCGCGCCGACGCTGGAAGCAGTGGTGCAGACCTACAACACCAGAAAGGCGCTCGGGCTGACCAGCGCCGAGGTGGCGGACCTGACCGAATACCTCAAGTCCCTGTAG